A section of the Devosia rhizoryzae genome encodes:
- a CDS encoding sensor histidine kinase: MAEELRFTADAALIDRLGRELVGKQETALIELVKNSYDADAQRVRVDLTHDRLVIDDDGVGMNREELVGGFLRLASDMKVRHPLSSKFLRHRAGRKGIGRFSTQRLGSSLRLRTWKGGDQLGLELRVDWRDFERGLELASIPVYLEEIPPRHAGTEIEIGSLRDGWTPAQIRRCWRGVMNLLQPFPVAPIDNKPQADPGFEVEFYQTNGLFSDPELVANFQTEILDHMHAVVEFRVDENGRAEWRLTDNKFGEGISWTAIHHEHSDGSNPPNYQHLHNAWMKAYYAILDPEEFSSLIFTRVRETLVAEGGIRLYRNDFRVVPYGEADNDWLRLDEIYGRRTILVPVANRNWFGVIEVRDPEGQSFEEHTSREGLIETPAFSELRGLATAVLLDAAQRIAAQRGRKTRAGGSAEPTERFLNRLREAVRKARELDEGAFSSSTIDDGPPPKTGSSTVQLMTDAEAVLTEAQAIFADELAMLRLLATLGLTAAEFSHETGMTFQAVRLDFKQIFDVALNSLPDDDPFIARVERARSMLDRLDALTSYLNQLASARSARQLSRVSVSRVVEEFEKGVRDLAARSAVNLTVDTPPIEPLYTRPMHSAEVASLLLNFYSNAIKAIKETTTERRMHVEASSEGEEVVIRFSDTGEGIPEENREKIFDLFFTTRSAAPATATALQENTGTGLGLWIVHQIVTRANGTVEVVQPPEGFVTCIEVRLPAYEDNE; encoded by the coding sequence ATGGCTGAAGAGCTCCGATTCACGGCTGACGCCGCGTTGATAGATCGTTTGGGGCGGGAACTTGTCGGCAAACAAGAAACTGCGCTGATCGAACTAGTCAAAAATAGTTACGATGCTGATGCTCAGCGCGTTCGTGTAGATTTGACCCACGATAGGCTGGTTATCGACGATGATGGGGTCGGCATGAATAGGGAGGAGCTTGTCGGCGGCTTCCTACGCTTGGCCAGCGATATGAAAGTTCGTCATCCGCTCTCGTCAAAGTTCCTGCGCCACCGTGCTGGCCGGAAGGGCATTGGTCGTTTTTCGACACAACGCCTTGGCAGCAGCTTAAGGCTGCGCACGTGGAAAGGCGGTGACCAGCTTGGCTTGGAATTAAGGGTTGACTGGAGGGATTTCGAACGGGGATTGGAACTGGCCTCTATTCCGGTGTACCTGGAGGAGATCCCTCCAAGGCATGCCGGCACTGAGATTGAGATTGGCTCACTTCGGGACGGATGGACTCCAGCGCAGATACGAAGGTGCTGGCGCGGCGTAATGAACTTGCTGCAGCCTTTCCCGGTCGCACCCATCGATAATAAGCCGCAGGCCGACCCCGGGTTCGAGGTTGAATTTTACCAAACCAATGGGCTTTTTTCTGACCCGGAGCTAGTGGCGAACTTCCAGACGGAAATTCTTGACCACATGCACGCGGTCGTCGAATTCCGCGTCGATGAAAACGGCCGTGCTGAGTGGCGCCTTACTGATAATAAGTTTGGTGAGGGCATTTCTTGGACGGCAATCCACCACGAGCACAGCGATGGAAGCAACCCGCCCAATTATCAGCATCTGCACAATGCGTGGATGAAAGCTTACTACGCGATTCTCGATCCAGAGGAGTTCTCAAGTCTCATCTTTACGAGGGTGCGGGAGACTCTCGTGGCAGAAGGCGGCATTCGCCTGTACAGAAACGATTTTCGGGTAGTGCCATATGGCGAAGCGGACAATGACTGGCTTCGACTGGATGAGATTTATGGTCGTCGCACTATTCTAGTTCCTGTGGCCAATCGAAATTGGTTCGGTGTCATTGAAGTTCGTGATCCCGAGGGCCAGAGCTTCGAAGAACACACGTCACGTGAAGGATTGATTGAGACACCAGCATTCAGCGAATTGCGAGGCTTGGCGACCGCTGTCTTGCTCGATGCAGCACAAAGAATTGCGGCACAGCGGGGGCGGAAGACGCGCGCTGGCGGTTCAGCAGAACCCACAGAGAGGTTCTTAAATCGATTAAGAGAGGCAGTGCGCAAAGCACGAGAGTTAGATGAGGGCGCTTTTAGCTCCAGCACCATCGACGATGGCCCTCCTCCAAAAACAGGCAGCAGCACTGTCCAATTGATGACGGACGCTGAGGCTGTACTTACTGAGGCTCAGGCAATATTCGCTGATGAGCTCGCCATGCTCCGGTTGCTCGCTACTCTAGGCTTGACAGCCGCTGAATTCAGCCATGAAACCGGTATGACTTTTCAGGCCGTAAGGCTCGATTTCAAGCAAATCTTCGACGTGGCTCTCAATTCCCTACCTGATGATGATCCTTTCATCGCGCGTGTAGAGCGGGCACGATCAATGCTCGACCGTCTGGATGCGCTTACCTCATATCTCAATCAGCTGGCATCTGCCCGGTCCGCCAGGCAGCTGTCTCGGGTTAGCGTAAGTCGCGTCGTGGAAGAATTTGAGAAGGGCGTCCGGGATTTGGCAGCGCGAAGCGCGGTCAACTTGACAGTCGACACCCCACCGATTGAACCACTTTATACTCGGCCCATGCACAGTGCAGAGGTGGCCTCTCTTCTCCTGAACTTCTACTCGAATGCAATTAAGGCCATCAAGGAAACGACTACTGAACGCCGCATGCATGTAGAGGCGAGTAGCGAAGGGGAGGAGGTGGTTATTCGCTTCTCCGATACGGGCGAGGGCATCCCAGAAGAAAATCGTGAGAAGATCTTCGACCTTTTCTTCACAACGCGATCAGCGGCGCCAGCAACTGCAACGGCCCTTCAGGAAAACACAGGTACAGGGCTAGGCCTGTGGATAGTGCACCAGATCGTGACGCGGGCGAACGGCACCGTCGAAGTAGTTCAACCGCCGGAAGGGTTCGTCACCTGTATAGAAGTGCGGTTGCCCGCATATGAGGACAATGAATGA
- a CDS encoding response regulator — MIEWLFVDDVPDDRASFVDALEIANILQIAAISGLEAKSMLADKRMAPAGVLMDVDLSNEQGMQGTGLGLAFDIRSAQYRGALPSFPIIRFSLREVVKQNVGHDTSSDDAFDLKIYKDDVKKDGHLSSMQCWMRGTSAIYAAIGPNVDFLNAAGVTASQWEAWGDVSFVDALRYADRPHLKAACFVQLISTPGLLIDETLLATRLGVAPGSTGYAAVLKELEVFRYTGVGADFFPRWWARGLEVWWDQEINPDVPLSGASLSERVTELQARFGEFQQLSMPESSPGNRPWRLCSLSMERSGEFLPVDPIWAVPFRPRMLPAEWADPTYAALGVAAKDADNPQLDGGELERQLKRYRKN, encoded by the coding sequence ATGATCGAATGGCTTTTCGTTGACGACGTGCCTGACGATCGTGCGTCTTTTGTTGACGCGCTAGAGATCGCAAACATCTTGCAAATCGCCGCTATTTCCGGCCTAGAGGCTAAGAGCATGTTAGCGGACAAGCGTATGGCGCCTGCTGGCGTACTCATGGACGTTGATCTTTCAAACGAGCAAGGAATGCAGGGCACAGGGCTCGGTTTGGCCTTTGATATTCGATCTGCTCAATATCGAGGGGCGTTGCCATCATTCCCCATCATACGCTTTTCACTGCGCGAGGTGGTCAAGCAAAACGTTGGACACGACACTTCCAGCGACGATGCTTTCGATCTCAAAATCTATAAGGACGATGTTAAAAAAGACGGCCACTTATCGTCGATGCAGTGCTGGATGCGTGGCACCTCGGCCATCTATGCCGCGATAGGGCCCAACGTAGATTTCTTAAATGCCGCTGGTGTGACCGCATCTCAGTGGGAGGCTTGGGGGGACGTGAGCTTTGTAGATGCGCTGCGTTATGCTGATCGCCCTCACCTCAAGGCCGCATGTTTCGTCCAACTAATCTCTACCCCAGGGTTGCTGATAGATGAAACGCTGCTCGCCACAAGGCTAGGCGTAGCCCCAGGCTCGACCGGGTATGCGGCTGTTTTAAAAGAGCTGGAAGTATTCCGATACACAGGCGTTGGCGCTGACTTTTTTCCGCGGTGGTGGGCTCGCGGACTTGAGGTGTGGTGGGATCAGGAGATCAATCCCGACGTGCCATTGTCTGGGGCATCGCTATCGGAACGCGTAACAGAACTACAGGCTCGGTTTGGCGAGTTTCAGCAACTCAGCATGCCTGAAAGTAGCCCAGGGAACCGACCCTGGCGCTTATGTTCTCTGAGCATGGAGCGGTCAGGAGAATTCCTTCCTGTGGATCCCATCTGGGCAGTGCCATTCAGGCCTCGAATGCTGCCAGCAGAATGGGCTGACCCAACGTACGCCGCGTTGGGTGTGGCTGCTAAAGACGCGGATAATCCGCAGCTTGACGGTGGGGAACTCGAGCGTCAGTTAAAACGGTATCGGAAAAACTGA
- a CDS encoding ATP-binding protein yields MRILYAGSDDAVVSAFTASGKDGIVLLYNNWDDYGNRTTFPTLCVIGGEEVELGPVKIMFAGHPHSHPFLVERRANGWNGRFPIEDADYVSVTTSTVFYEQLIGIAGSEVAQKVAEKLRDASYLARNLADDQAIKLIADPAFGASLLRERGAQQAFSNNWHILAGRKTALANIGFRYRDVDGVLRDMTLPFESNTLLPRDINVVIGPNGVGKSQLLRQMVDSWLDDGDTPADEPGFTTPPGASQVVVVSYSPFELFPVDATDGKQADRQDLGFYRYFGLRGRAGGTETDSPQPVQLSRSIPKVNAASSLINALSHDQRFGRIQEWSAKIATMESVMGSAIDFEFAALALNDDADTEAMTTGRFGRRGTIIEVEDGDLVRRYIRISADRVENLVPEAIRSGVNLIDGVFFFKDGEPVGLSSGQRLFSYIVINILGAIRQNSLILVDEPELFLHPTLEIRFVGMLKEILAAYSSKALLATHSVVTVRETPADCVHVFSRGKDEIHISNPPFETFGGDVQRITSYVFEDKRVAKPHEAWLRAELEKFGTAEALIDALGDDINEELIVQITAMEAGKW; encoded by the coding sequence ATGAGGATTCTTTATGCTGGGTCGGATGACGCAGTGGTTTCGGCGTTCACCGCATCCGGCAAGGACGGGATCGTCCTGCTTTATAACAACTGGGATGACTATGGGAATCGTACGACGTTTCCAACGCTGTGTGTGATCGGCGGCGAGGAGGTGGAACTCGGTCCGGTCAAGATCATGTTCGCCGGTCACCCCCACTCGCATCCCTTCCTCGTCGAACGCCGGGCGAATGGTTGGAATGGCAGGTTCCCAATTGAAGACGCCGACTATGTCTCAGTCACCACCTCTACTGTATTTTACGAGCAGCTCATCGGCATTGCCGGTAGCGAAGTTGCTCAAAAAGTGGCGGAAAAGCTGCGCGATGCTAGCTACCTCGCGCGCAATCTGGCGGATGACCAAGCCATCAAGCTCATCGCGGACCCCGCATTTGGCGCGTCATTGCTCCGCGAGCGTGGTGCCCAGCAGGCTTTCTCGAACAACTGGCATATTTTGGCTGGCAGAAAAACCGCGCTGGCCAACATCGGCTTTCGGTATCGAGATGTCGACGGTGTCTTGCGCGACATGACTTTGCCGTTTGAGTCCAATACGTTGCTTCCGCGCGACATCAACGTCGTCATCGGGCCGAATGGAGTCGGCAAATCCCAGCTCCTCCGGCAAATGGTCGATTCCTGGCTCGACGACGGCGACACGCCGGCAGACGAACCCGGCTTTACCACTCCGCCCGGAGCCAGCCAAGTCGTCGTGGTGTCCTATAGTCCATTCGAACTGTTTCCCGTCGATGCGACTGATGGGAAGCAGGCCGATCGCCAGGATTTGGGATTCTATCGGTATTTTGGCCTCAGAGGCCGCGCTGGTGGCACCGAAACCGACTCCCCTCAGCCTGTTCAACTTTCCCGGAGCATTCCGAAGGTTAACGCTGCAAGCTCGTTGATCAATGCCCTATCTCACGACCAGCGTTTCGGCCGCATTCAGGAATGGTCGGCGAAGATAGCAACCATGGAATCCGTCATGGGTTCGGCGATCGATTTCGAATTCGCCGCCCTCGCGTTGAACGATGACGCGGATACGGAAGCCATGACTACTGGTCGGTTTGGTAGACGTGGCACGATCATAGAAGTCGAGGATGGGGATCTCGTTCGCCGCTATATTCGCATATCAGCCGACCGTGTCGAAAACCTCGTGCCGGAGGCCATCCGGTCCGGGGTGAACTTGATCGACGGGGTTTTTTTCTTCAAAGATGGGGAGCCAGTCGGGTTAAGTTCTGGCCAACGCCTCTTCTCCTACATCGTCATAAACATACTAGGCGCGATACGGCAAAACAGTCTTATCCTGGTCGACGAGCCGGAACTCTTCCTCCATCCAACCCTGGAGATCAGGTTCGTCGGCATGCTCAAAGAAATACTTGCGGCCTACTCGTCAAAAGCTCTCCTGGCCACCCACTCCGTGGTGACGGTGCGTGAAACCCCCGCTGATTGCGTCCATGTCTTCAGTCGAGGCAAGGATGAGATCCACATTTCCAATCCGCCTTTTGAAACCTTCGGCGGCGATGTGCAGCGCATCACATCCTATGTCTTTGAGGACAAGCGTGTGGCAAAGCCGCACGAAGCTTGGCTTCGCGCGGAATTAGAGAAATTTGGAACTGCAGAGGCCCTCATTGACGCCTTAGGCGATGACATCAATGAAGAGCTCATTGTGCAGATCACCGCCATGGAGGCTGGCAAGTGGTGA
- a CDS encoding DUF3987 domain-containing protein, whose product MTRFSTFKAMRVVRRWLVWKKVPQPDKKPLKVPFYVNGATRGSTDTPEDWAQLASYDDAKAALAQRGKDWGLAFALGPDGTGGHWQGIDLDQIEVKGLGRLANRWVREDLHDWGHVEISPSGTGQHVIGYGRLFAALGSNTTGIEAYSSGRFFTVTEREVRADSPGHVVDLAEYVERELAPLHSVGRDAPTTGKTVEVGRVSAKTVSELRSALLHMRADEYDLWIRMGLGLRELGDVGRELWLSWSATSDKFNPKEASRKWDGFAPTNTGYQAVFAEAQRNGWVNPGSKAAQLAPASGASGFGRPRDLLRQVIPPPYEFDEVPPCIADFARAYSSATGHDQSGVIISAVTAAASVIDDGFKLMVRPQSNWSVSARQWAFLCGGPSAGKSPAIRAATERIKSMHNEQFDRWTSACEGLEKGEPRPPLPAMYTSDSTVAALADALVANERGLLMLTEEMSSWIGAIDSSNKGDASKNRGDWLQLRDGGPRQINRVERGAMLVKNWGVSVLAACTPNGLADNMKSMPEDGLIQRFVPCILAAPNLEAVIGDAREATKLWGDWLEYAWGATTSTFPRFLTLTDEARRLFDAEELQIRRMLLATQEFAPAYAAHLGKHPGMLAEVALVFHVLLGHQATEVGSDAMHYAIRYMRKVRRHAYVLYSTILSSAPAFELAQSLARSIVACDEKVPTVGRDWMTQHCQAFKKADDRVRRGAVQILEDADWLNAHAQARTYGGWPSKYNVNPQVFDLFAPEGEQWRARRAAVKDAIGEAEQ is encoded by the coding sequence ATGACAAGGTTTTCAACCTTTAAGGCAATGCGCGTGGTGCGCCGTTGGCTTGTATGGAAAAAGGTGCCACAGCCAGACAAGAAACCCCTGAAGGTGCCATTCTACGTCAACGGCGCCACTCGTGGTTCGACTGATACGCCAGAAGACTGGGCGCAGCTTGCCAGCTACGACGATGCCAAGGCGGCGCTCGCACAACGCGGAAAAGATTGGGGATTGGCATTCGCGCTTGGTCCCGATGGCACAGGGGGCCACTGGCAGGGGATCGATTTAGACCAAATAGAAGTCAAGGGACTAGGGCGTCTCGCCAACAGATGGGTAAGGGAAGACCTCCATGACTGGGGTCACGTTGAGATCAGCCCGAGCGGAACCGGACAGCACGTCATCGGCTACGGCAGGCTGTTCGCAGCGCTCGGGTCGAACACCACCGGCATTGAAGCCTACTCATCGGGAAGGTTTTTCACCGTTACCGAGCGGGAAGTTCGCGCCGATAGTCCAGGCCATGTCGTCGACCTTGCCGAGTATGTAGAGCGCGAGCTTGCGCCACTACACAGTGTGGGCCGCGACGCACCTACGACGGGTAAGACAGTTGAGGTAGGGCGAGTTTCTGCCAAGACTGTCTCGGAATTACGGTCCGCGCTCCTGCACATGCGTGCAGACGAATATGATCTTTGGATTCGTATGGGCCTTGGGTTGCGCGAGCTGGGCGATGTAGGGCGTGAGCTTTGGCTTAGCTGGTCAGCTACGTCGGACAAGTTCAATCCAAAGGAGGCTTCTCGCAAGTGGGACGGCTTCGCTCCGACTAACACCGGCTATCAGGCCGTCTTCGCTGAAGCTCAACGAAACGGATGGGTCAACCCCGGGAGCAAGGCCGCGCAGCTCGCTCCCGCTTCCGGCGCATCAGGCTTTGGGAGGCCGCGCGATTTGCTGCGGCAGGTCATTCCACCGCCGTACGAGTTCGATGAAGTGCCACCGTGCATTGCTGATTTTGCGCGCGCCTACTCGAGCGCTACTGGTCATGACCAAAGCGGTGTCATCATCAGCGCCGTGACCGCTGCCGCTTCTGTCATTGATGATGGCTTTAAGCTGATGGTTCGCCCCCAATCGAATTGGAGCGTCTCAGCGCGCCAATGGGCGTTCCTGTGCGGTGGTCCTAGCGCGGGTAAATCGCCAGCTATTCGAGCAGCAACAGAGCGCATAAAGTCAATGCACAACGAGCAGTTTGACCGATGGACGAGTGCGTGTGAGGGGCTTGAGAAAGGTGAGCCCAGACCACCTCTGCCAGCGATGTACACGAGCGATTCAACAGTTGCCGCGCTTGCGGATGCCCTCGTAGCCAACGAGCGAGGGCTTCTAATGCTAACTGAAGAAATGTCATCTTGGATCGGTGCAATCGACTCTTCGAATAAGGGCGATGCGTCAAAGAATCGAGGGGACTGGTTGCAGCTCCGCGATGGCGGCCCCCGGCAGATCAACCGGGTCGAACGCGGTGCAATGCTAGTCAAAAATTGGGGGGTCTCCGTCCTAGCGGCGTGCACCCCAAATGGACTGGCCGATAACATGAAGTCCATGCCGGAAGACGGTCTTATCCAGCGCTTCGTCCCATGCATCTTGGCTGCACCCAATTTGGAGGCAGTTATTGGCGACGCGCGCGAAGCGACAAAGCTCTGGGGCGATTGGCTTGAATATGCATGGGGCGCCACGACCAGCACATTTCCTCGTTTTTTGACGCTTACTGATGAAGCTCGCCGCTTGTTTGATGCTGAGGAACTTCAAATCCGACGGATGTTATTGGCGACACAGGAATTCGCGCCCGCCTATGCCGCACACCTCGGGAAGCATCCCGGCATGTTGGCAGAAGTCGCGCTTGTGTTCCATGTGTTGCTTGGCCACCAGGCCACTGAGGTCGGTTCGGATGCGATGCATTATGCAATCCGGTATATGCGCAAGGTTCGTCGCCACGCATATGTACTCTATTCGACCATCCTCAGCAGCGCACCGGCGTTCGAATTGGCTCAGTCGCTAGCTCGATCCATCGTGGCGTGTGATGAGAAAGTGCCCACGGTGGGTCGTGACTGGATGACCCAGCACTGTCAGGCGTTCAAGAAGGCAGATGATCGCGTTCGCCGAGGTGCGGTTCAAATTCTTGAGGACGCCGATTGGCTTAACGCGCATGCTCAAGCAAGAACCTATGGCGGATGGCCCAGCAAATACAATGTCAACCCTCAGGTGTTCGATTTATTCGCACCTGAAGGCGAGCAATGGCGCGCTCGTCGCGCGGCGGTCAAGGATGCTATTGGGGAGGCAGAACAGTAG
- a CDS encoding helix-turn-helix transcriptional regulator: MPQMKFEQLCELFTYTPKGRPLKGFEVAELLGISIRTIEDWRQTGEGPRYYSPTGTRRCWYSERDILEWMAAGAKRSTSEAA; the protein is encoded by the coding sequence ATGCCCCAGATGAAATTCGAGCAGCTCTGTGAGTTGTTCACGTATACCCCAAAGGGTCGCCCTCTAAAGGGCTTCGAAGTTGCCGAGCTGCTCGGCATCAGCATCCGTACAATCGAAGACTGGCGGCAGACCGGCGAAGGTCCGCGCTATTATAGCCCCACGGGCACCCGCCGTTGCTGGTATTCGGAGCGCGATATTCTCGAATGGATGGCCGCGGGCGCGAAGCGCAGCACTAGCGAAGCCGCATAA
- a CDS encoding tyrosine-type recombinase/integrase — protein MPRLTKAYVDGVKAPATAYEIHWDDRVSGYGLRVTANGVRAFIAQGRIKGKAVIITIGRFGLFTEDQARRRAQAILQQMRDGIDPRAAKKAEEAERVTLRQVMEAYVNRPGKLKPSSKAEVRRHVEQVFATWLDRPIASITEDDIRKRHREMATKGLRGKGPAPGQANLSMTTLRALINFASRQYRRADGSPLFLFNPVDVLKDHWAKLGTRTQRYIDKRGIGTVWNALHDARTSPKNQDALAGIDLTLFLLLTGARRNEGAMLTWDRVNISDDPAACWWHLPDPKNGREVFLPLNSQAVAVLRERQKLTISKFVFSSRSKTGHVTDPRAPMELVSKIAGKTLSCHDLRRTYTNISMRECLIEKFRTDLLTCHVPAQADVTARNYLDLTRLDWLYPECQRIGDWIEQQGHITAGDNVVPLRA, from the coding sequence GTGCCGAGGCTTACCAAGGCTTACGTTGACGGGGTGAAGGCACCCGCTACTGCATACGAAATTCACTGGGATGACCGCGTCTCTGGCTATGGCCTGCGGGTAACGGCCAACGGGGTCCGAGCCTTTATCGCGCAAGGGCGGATCAAGGGAAAAGCAGTCATCATCACCATCGGCAGGTTCGGACTATTCACAGAGGACCAAGCGCGACGCAGGGCGCAGGCCATTCTGCAACAGATGCGGGATGGCATTGATCCGCGTGCCGCGAAGAAAGCGGAAGAGGCGGAGCGGGTAACGCTGCGACAGGTGATGGAAGCTTATGTCAACCGCCCCGGCAAACTGAAGCCCAGCAGCAAGGCCGAGGTTCGTCGGCACGTCGAACAGGTGTTCGCAACGTGGCTGGATAGGCCCATCGCGAGCATCACCGAGGACGACATTCGTAAACGGCACCGCGAGATGGCGACGAAGGGCCTCCGCGGCAAAGGTCCAGCACCCGGTCAGGCCAACCTCAGCATGACCACGCTGCGGGCGCTGATAAATTTCGCCAGCCGTCAGTATCGGCGCGCCGATGGCTCGCCCCTGTTCCTGTTCAACCCGGTCGATGTGTTGAAAGACCACTGGGCGAAGCTGGGTACCCGGACACAGCGCTATATCGACAAACGCGGCATCGGGACGGTCTGGAATGCGCTACACGATGCCCGCACATCCCCTAAGAACCAAGACGCCCTCGCCGGGATTGACTTGACGCTGTTCCTTCTGCTCACAGGAGCGCGGCGCAATGAAGGGGCGATGTTGACGTGGGATCGCGTCAACATCAGCGATGACCCCGCCGCGTGCTGGTGGCACCTGCCCGACCCGAAGAACGGGCGCGAGGTGTTCCTGCCATTGAACAGTCAGGCAGTGGCGGTGCTGCGGGAGCGGCAAAAGTTGACGATCAGCAAATTTGTTTTCTCGTCACGGTCCAAGACCGGGCATGTCACGGACCCACGTGCACCAATGGAACTTGTCAGTAAGATTGCGGGCAAGACCTTGAGTTGCCACGACTTGCGCCGTACTTACACGAATATCTCAATGCGCGAATGTTTGATCGAGAAGTTCCGCACCGACCTTCTGACATGCCATGTGCCCGCGCAGGCAGATGTGACCGCCCGCAATTACCTTGATCTGACGCGGCTCGATTGGCTTTATCCTGAGTGCCAGCGCATCGGAGACTGGATCGAACAGCAGGGACACATTACCGCGGGCGACAATGTGGTGCCGTTGCGTGCATGA
- a CDS encoding sugar phosphate isomerase/epimerase family protein — protein sequence MTNQRFGAGIWHFATYLDRYATDGYGIPRNIIEAIDLAGQVKDLSVVDLNWPYFGGEFSNDQIKTALDRNNLGVIGITPEIYTRDFVKGAFTNPDAGIRRKAHELITAACDVVRFHKADYVKLWPGQDGWDYPFQVDYSTQWQRSLDGVGQLASENPDLKFVIEYKPREPRVRMSFGSVARTILGVEKIGLPNVGILLDFGHSIMGGESAADSAQLAIDHGRLFGMDVNDNYRSWDDDLVAGSLHPIELFEFFYVLKKNNWNGVWQLDQFPFREDSVATATHAIDFLKAAAKGLDALDIDALQEAQSRHDAITALKIAQKALFGAM from the coding sequence ATGACCAACCAGCGTTTTGGCGCCGGCATCTGGCACTTTGCGACCTATCTCGACCGCTACGCCACCGATGGCTACGGCATTCCGCGCAACATCATCGAAGCCATCGATCTCGCCGGCCAGGTGAAAGACCTCTCGGTCGTCGACCTCAACTGGCCCTATTTCGGCGGCGAGTTCTCCAACGATCAGATCAAGACGGCGCTCGATCGCAATAATCTGGGCGTCATCGGCATCACGCCCGAGATCTACACCCGCGACTTCGTCAAGGGCGCCTTCACCAATCCTGACGCCGGCATCCGCCGCAAGGCGCATGAGCTGATCACGGCCGCCTGCGACGTCGTCCGCTTCCACAAGGCCGATTACGTCAAGCTCTGGCCCGGTCAGGACGGCTGGGACTATCCATTTCAGGTCGATTACTCGACGCAGTGGCAGCGTTCGCTCGACGGCGTCGGCCAACTCGCGTCGGAAAACCCGGATCTCAAATTCGTCATCGAATACAAGCCGCGCGAACCGCGCGTCCGCATGAGTTTTGGGTCGGTCGCCCGCACCATTCTCGGCGTCGAAAAGATCGGGCTGCCCAATGTCGGCATCCTCCTCGATTTCGGCCACTCCATCATGGGCGGTGAATCTGCGGCCGACTCGGCCCAGCTTGCCATCGACCACGGCCGCCTCTTCGGCATGGACGTCAACGACAACTATCGTTCCTGGGACGATGACCTCGTCGCCGGCAGCCTCCATCCGATCGAACTCTTCGAATTCTTCTATGTGCTGAAGAAAAACAATTGGAACGGCGTCTGGCAGCTCGACCAGTTCCCCTTCCGCGAAGACAGCGTTGCCACGGCCACCCACGCCATCGACTTCCTCAAGGCCGCCGCCAAAGGTCTTGACGCCCTCGACATCGATGCCCTCCAGGAAGCCCAGAGCCGCCACGATGCCATCACTGCGCTCAAGATCGCACAAAAAGCACTCTTCGGCGCGATGTGA